A genomic window from Mesosutterella faecium includes:
- a CDS encoding co-chaperone GroES, with protein sequence MNIRPLHDRVIVKRLPAERTTASGIVIPDTAGDKPDQGEVIAVGPGRRDEQGKIIPMGVKVGDTVLFGKYSGQSVKVGGDELLVMREDDIMGVID encoded by the coding sequence ATGAACATCCGTCCTTTGCATGACCGCGTGATTGTCAAGCGCCTGCCTGCCGAGCGCACGACCGCTTCGGGCATCGTCATTCCTGACACGGCCGGTGACAAGCCCGACCAGGGCGAAGTGATCGCCGTCGGCCCCGGCCGCCGCGACGAGCAGGGCAAGATCATCCCGATGGGCGTGAAGGTTGGCGACACCGTGCTTTTCGGCAAGTACTCCGGCCAGTCCGTCAAAGTGGGCGGTGATGAGCTTCTCGTGATGCGCGAAGACGACATCATGGGCGTCATCGACTGA